From one Perca flavescens isolate YP-PL-M2 chromosome 19, PFLA_1.0, whole genome shotgun sequence genomic stretch:
- the LOC114545784 gene encoding uncharacterized protein LOC114545784, which produces MNLGRGSLFLGTADKHLPTHMNREKMICSILLLFILTSCISGTFVVNVTQTSYQAEENHNVTLEWTFTAKADRPINSFIIFCELFTDLKVSVLFLLHEGVEVPESQDEQFAGRVQWDKDVLRGGRLRLHVSRLRTEDSGRYVCQMITNYVATFFKCRLNVTAARDRPEPDLSPTASPLQPESQGRIGIWSGLILTAGLASVMIAFYLLFLHSLLKKLISFIYPPHCKQEFSPV; this is translated from the exons ATGAACTTGGGGAGGGGTTCATTGTTCCTGGGTACAGCTGACAAACACCTACCAACACATATGAACAG GGAGAAGATGATCTGCAGCATCCTGCTGCTCTTCATCCTGACCTCATGTATCTCTG GAACATTTGTAGTGAATGTGACACAGACCTCCTATCAGGCAGAGGAGAACCACAACGTCACACTGGAGTGGACGTTCACAGCTAAAGCTGACAGGCCCATCAACTCTTTTATAATCTTCTGTGAACTGTTTACCGATCTCAAAGTCTCCGTCCTGTTTCTACTGCATGAAGGTGTCGAGGTCCCAGAGTCTCAGGATGAACAGTTTGCAGGACGAGTCCAGTGGGACAAAGACGTCCTCCGAGGAGGACGACTCAGACTCCACGTGTCCAGGCTCAGGACTGAGGACTCTGGTCGTTACGTGTGTCAAATGATCACAAATTATGTTGCCACTTTCTTTAAATGCCGCCTCAATGTCACTG CAGCGAGGGATCGGCCCGAACCTGATCTGTCTCCAACAGCAAGTCCGCTACAGCCAGAGAGTCAGGGAAGGATCGGCATCTGGAGTGGACTGATACTGACGGCAGGATTAGCTAGTGTGATGATCGCTTTTTACTTGTTGTTTCTTCACTCTCTGCTTAAAAAGCTAATTTCCTTCATTTACCCTCCGCATTGCAAACAAGAGTTCAGTCCAGTTTGA